The sequence AATaacttcattttaaaatactaaattataaataaatttatttaaataaataacaagcaaataaagtcaattaagaataattcatgaaaactataaattacataattatatatataaagtcaAAACACTGGAAAAACTATCTACTACTGTTTTTTCCTACAgattcaaaaaattcaaaaatacaattacatacaaatttttaaaatgaccaaaacagaagaaaaaaaaattcttagtgaaaaaaaaacatctttagTGGCCAAAATCTTAAAACTTCAAGCtgaatcaaaaactataaaagaagaaaacgaaataaataagGTAAAGAACTCTTAgaataggggagactggagtatgccgggacaccgggtcaagagggacagtaggaggaaaaatagtagattctaataaaattaaatttttttttgtatgttatttagatacatacaatctactttggcatgaaatttggttgagttttgtcaataactgtatcagttattaacaaaactaaaaaaacggttttttttagttaattttgtctccaccatttaatgtttctagaaaaaaataatcgcaaatggcatgtaaatttaatatggaaatgaagcttaatcatttctttattgttaaaaacaaaaattataattttcgatcaattactgtagatattattaacgttttaaaaaaatagtctttatcgggaaatcgggacagctgtttttgactaaaatgggacattagtgggcgggtttggccttcaagcccatcaatcatcaccgagctcattacgccattactgttccttacaatgatcacaagcaatcgattattcagcatattaatcgattacaataagcccaaccccaacctatcttgtaataagggttttttatcatataagaaaaaaattttattaacacaataatcaaattgaaacatttattaacttatacagtctatgcagtgggacgctatttcaatttttcaaaattttttaaatgaattttaaggcgaaaatggaggacgtccctcaccacccaccctagtgtccttactaacccctcaaaataggcttctcccacaaatctaataaaattttaaaggtcttatatgggaaaatggtttattattaaattatataaaaaatattgggggtacattaccgtatggaataattaaaaacaaaataataaattaatttaatgattagtttgggagatatagggggaaaacaaaaaccgtcccggcttactacAGTCTACCCTACTGtgtagcaaaaaatgaaaaattttccttcaaaaaaaaaaaccaaaaaaaacatcattcCTGAATCTAATAACAACGAGGAAGATTCAACTTCATATAACAATGTATCTGAAGATGAATCTGATGTAACCTTACAAAACTACGAACTTACAGTAATATGTTAATATATTCAATAACATATTCAAACTAATAACTTaactaaatttcttttttgaaatatccCACAACACAGCCATTTACAATTCCATTGCGTGTTAAACAACAACTTGAACAAAAAGTCAATGAAATAGTAGCAGAAGACTGGACAATTGATACCATTAAAAATTCCCACTACACCAAGTACAAATTCACAAGTGAATTAATGTCTTCAATATTCACtaatgaatatttaaaaagtgagtacaataacttttaactaaatatatttcaaataaaaaattatttcttagCGCACAAACGATCTGGCAAAGGCGGAAAACCAGGAGCAATCCAGCGGGAAATCATGAACCCGACATACGTAGAAGAAATAACAAGTAATAGCATAAAactaataaatataaaaataagtaaaattttcaactaataattaattaatataaGAATACCTGATTCACGCCTGGCGCAATTTAAAAGGATCCACCCCTAAGATCAGAGTTGAAACGAGCGCTCTCTGAGCTAGAGCGGAATGCGAGCACGCTCGCGTTTTTCGGTGAGCGGCGAGCTAGAGCCGctctattttaaaaatcgcGAGCTAGAGCGGGAGTGGACGAGTCAAAAGCGGAAGCTCGTGATCGTGgcgccatctatcaaccaatATTTTCGACAAGTGCAATTTGTCAATTTCAAAGCAGACAACAAGAGGCTGACTTCTAAATCTAAAGCAATGTAAATGGCAAGTGCAAATATAACTATTTAAGTAAAGGCATGGCTGACCAAATCACACTATCAGCCTCTGATGGCTCGGAATCTGAATCAGAATCAAATCCTGAAAATTCCTCGTAAGtagaaaaaaactattttcataGTGAATCAATGTTGTGTTTTTCAATGTTGTGTGGCTGACTGGCTGTATGTATCCTTTATGGCCTGTATCCCTGATTCCCTTTCCCTGTATGGTCGTATCTAATTCATTTgtctatttttaaattctcctTAGTGTAAATTCCTCTTCTCATGTTGAAGTTGAAAATTGAAACCCCGGGGGGAAAAAACCAACAAGCTGGAATGAATCCAGAATTAAGTTGCCATCGAACTACTTCCAATTCATGTACGACAAAAAAGTTGGCAAAGGCTTTTTAGTTAAATGCCTCATATGCcacaagacaaaaacaaagtttAATAAAAAAGGCGAGATTGAACTTCTGACCATTACCAACAATTCTGGCTACAATGCCAAAAGGCACATAAGAGTAAGTTGTTTGTTATCGTAGTCATCCATTCtggaaaaattctaatttttgtTCGTTCTAGACAATACACCCTACACACCTAACAGAATTTAACTCTGCTTggcaaagaagaaaccaaGAACCAAGCGAAGAAAGACAGTCATCTAATCCTGTTCAAGCTGGACTCTCTACCacgagaaaagtaaaaaaggcTAATCAGCCTTCTATAAAGAATCATTTGGATAGTTCTTGGAAGTATAAGCAGATTAGAACACAGGAAGATTTGGACAAAGCTATTCTGGTTAGTTTTTCTTCACATTAGTCATAGTCTTATCTCATCTGATCTCATCCCATTCATGATTtgaacttttacttttttcagaACCACCTGATTGCTGACCTCCTTCCTTTCAGTGAAGTCGAAAAGGAAGCATTCAAGAACCTCATTGGTGGATTGTCTGGGCCACTTGTTATAAGGAGTCGCCCCTTCATGGTGGAACTATTAAAGAAGACTTACAGCACGAGCAAAGCAGATTTGATTTTGGAACTTGACAAAGCTGATTATGTCAGCACCACAGCAGACTGCTGGACTTCACGGCGACGTAGCTTTTTAGGAATGGCAGTTCATTGGATGGGGCAAGATCTTGATCGTCGCAGTGAGTATTTGGGTGTTAGACGAATTTACGGTTTCCACACATACAATGTTGTTGGCAAGGCCATATCAGATATGCACACAGAATTCAAGATTTGCTCCAAAGTAAACTGCACCATTACTGACAATGGATCGAACTTTTTAAAAGCCTTTGACATGTTCAAACGACCTTCTCACCTGAAAAAAACCCAGCCGCTGACGAAGATATGTCCCATGACGAAGACGAGAAAGACGattttgtatttattgatATAGGCGACATTATGAATTGTGGACCAGAGGAGGTAGATCTTGGTGACGCTGACAATGACTTATGCCTTAAAGATCATATTCATCTACCTACCCACATGAGATGCAGCTGTCATTCCCTGAATTTGGTGGCCACAACTGATGTGAAGAATATTGACAGTGTACGGTTTCAAAAATTGAAGAGCAGTGTGGATGCAAAGCTTACGGCAATCTGGAATAAACAGAGCCGTTCCTCCTTAGCATCCGATTTCATCAAAGCTACAATGAGCGAACTTTTCGTGATCCACAACGCCACAAGGTAAGAGATAGGAATTTGCATTGTATTGAAATTATTGATAAATTGCTGACATACTGATTATCTATTCCAGGTGGAACAGCTATTTTGATGCTTTGGTTAATGTGGAAAgctttttgacgaaaaatagAGATAACCTTGCTATTGCCTTTGATCACTTCAAACTGAAGAAACTTACTGTTTTGGAAGAGGAATTTTTGAGGGAATATATTAAGATAATGAAGCCACTAACTGAAGCCCTTGACGTCTTtcaaaataaggaaaaaatgtCAGCTGGGTGTGTCCTCCCCGTTCTCACgattttgaaggaaaaaattgcCGAATTCAAAGAAGATAGAAACATCATCTACTGCACACCGCTTGTGAACTGTCTTTTAGATGGAATAGAGAAAAGGTTTCAATCGTTCTTTCTAAACAGCGATCTCCGTCTCGCATCTATAAGTGATCCCCGCTTTAAATTATCATGGTTAACAAAGGAACAGAAACCTGAATACGTTAAACTTCTCGAAAAAGAAGTAAAGAGATGCGTCAGCAATTTGTAAGTTAAAATTCGATTGTTTATTGGTTGACTTGTGcttaaataataatactgtTTTTCCTGTGGATTGAATAGGGAAAATGAAAGCATCGAGGGTGAAGACACCGCCACAGCTAGTTTAAGTGAAACTGCTTCACAACCAAGGAAAAATTCCCGGTTCTTGAACGGGTTGAAATGGAAGGCCTCTGCGGAACTGGGCGAAGTGGATCGCTACGTCAATGACGGCTACGGTATTCTTGAGGATCTCAATCGCTACCAAACAATCAAGCAAACATTCATGTAGAAATTAATAATTCAAATattaacgtaaaaaactaattccaataattttttttgttatagaCAGTACAAAAGCGCATTGCCATCTTCTGCTGCCTGTGAGCGCCTGTTTATTGTTGCTAGCTTGATTTTTGTACCGAAGCGTACAAATTTATCTGATGCAAATTTTGATAGACTGGTTTtcttaaaacaaaatggcacATGTTCAAGAAACTGGAAGACTAGTCCTTCTAAAACTAAGTAAAATTATTACTAAGTTAAAGTAAATAAGAATTCAATTCTGAAAAAAAGCCTaaactgaaactcaaaaatgtaaaatacTACATGTATTCAATTACAATACACATGTTAAAATGGAATATGTATATGAGAAACGGAAATTTTCAGTCAACATTCAGcaacaaaattttgaagagCGGAAAAAGAGCTTTTGCGAGCGGATCAcgctctttttttcaaatggtgAGCGGAGAGCGCGATTTGCTCGTTTTACGGGTGTGAGCGGATAGCTCTGAGCGCGCTCCGAAATCGGTGAGCTTCTTTCAAGTCTGCCTAAGATGGTCAGACAATTGTGCATGAAAAACATGGgtgtatttttaaataataaaggGAGTAttgttgaagaagaaactaaaaaattagaaacggtaataattatttataacAACAAATATATTAAACTTCATACTATTTTTCGatttctggtttagaaaaTGACATTAGCATTAGGAAAAGAAGATACAAATTCAACTAAACCGGATCTCAAATTAGCTTTCCAAAACCTATCAATATTAACTGATGTAAATATATCTATTACTATAATAAAACTTTCTATTACTagttacaagaaaaacaacaaactttaGGAACTAATATCAAAAACAATAATCAACTCAACTGAAATATCAATtcaaacggaagaaaaaacaacaaatcacCCAATTTGCTCCACCCCATTAAAAAATACggtaataaattttacttttcaatCGACACTCTaacacattaaaaaaactatttcctAGGCATCTAACTTTACATTCAGTGTAGAGTCCCCAAACCTAAACTTCTCCACATACATAGTTGACGAAACACCAATTCctaatcaatttttttccgaatgataaatattattattaattttttgtaacataagtaaaataaagtaaagtatGTTTTCCTTACAAGCACTCTTTAACCGTTTTGTTTCAGTTACGTCTGTAGTAGATTCCTCACAATACAATTTAGCTGCATATTGCATAAATAACTTAGAGCcatcttttcctttccatttggTACGCAGCATAAAGGTTGCTAAATAAccagcaaaaatttttttgcttctgTTTGTATTTGGAGGatttttttggctaaattccacaaacctgaaaaaaacaataacttATTACTAATTAGACTAAAT comes from Daphnia magna isolate NIES unplaced genomic scaffold, ASM2063170v1.1 Dm_contigs206, whole genome shotgun sequence and encodes:
- the LOC123467622 gene encoding uncharacterized protein LOC123467622; protein product: MYDKKVGKGFLVKCLICHKTKTKFNKKGEIELLTITNNSGYNAKRHIRTIHPTHLTEFNSAWQRRNQEPSEERQSSNPVQAGLSTTRKVKKANQPSIKNHLDSSWKYKQIRTQEDLDKAILNHLIADLLPFSEVEKEAFKNLIGGLSGPLVIRSRPFMVELLKKTYSTSKADLILELDKADYVSTTADCWTSRRRSFLGMAVHWMGQDLDRRSEYLGVRRIYGFHTYNVVGKAISDMHTEFKICSKVNCTITDNGSNFLKAFDMFKRPSHLKKTQPLTKICPMTKTRKTILYLLI